A genomic stretch from Salvelinus namaycush isolate Seneca chromosome 25, SaNama_1.0, whole genome shotgun sequence includes:
- the LOC120020270 gene encoding guanylate kinase-like — protein MRDYNKEKAMAGPRPVVLSGPSGAGKSTLLKNLLKEYEGVFGFSVSHTTRSPRPGEENGKDYHYVTREYMQASIDKGEFVESAVFSGNMYGTSKASVQAVKDKNLICILDIDMQGVRAVKTTDLNPIYISIQPPSMNILEKRLRDRNTESEESLQKRLDAAQVDMEISKEPGIFDIVIVNDNLDDAYGKLKDALIEEIKKVQKNNLS, from the exons ATGAGGGACTACAATAAGGAAAAAG ctATGGCAGGACCCAGGCCAGTGGTGTTGAGTGGCCCGTCAGGGGCTGGGAAGAGCACGCTGCTCAAGAACCTGCTCAAGGAGTACGAGGGCGTGTTTGGCTTCAGCGTCTCGC ATACAACAAGGAGCCCTCGTCCTGGTGAAGAGAATGGCAAAG ATTACCATTATGTTACAAGGGAGTACATGCAGGCCAGCATCGACAAAGGGGAGTTCGTTGAAAGCGCAGTGTTTTCGGGGAACATGTACGGGACGAGCAAGGCCTCGGTGCAGGCCGTTAAAGACAAGAACCTGATCTGCATCCTGGACATCGACATGCAGGGCGTTAGGGCTGTGAAGACGacagacctcaaccccatctacaTCTCGATCCAGCCTCCGTCCATGAACATACTG GAGAAACGTTTAAGGGACAGAAATACTGAGTCAGAGGAGAGCCTCCAGAAACGTTTAGATGCTGCTCAGGTGGACATGGAGATAA GCAAGGAACCTGGCATATTTGACATTGTCATTGTCAATGATAATCTCGACGATGCCTATGGGAAGTTGAAAGACGCCCTTATTGAG GAAATCAAAAAAGTTCAGAAAAACAACTTGTCTTAA